CCACATTAGAGATGTTTTCCGATACTTCATAGTGGATGTTGTGGATTCTGGATCCACCCCAGATGTAGCGCGTTGCGGCCGTGAACTGGATGAACAATTCTTGAGTCATGAACAAGGATGAATCGTATGAGTAGTGAAAGAGATAGGGGTATTATGAGTTTGTATTTCGTAACAAGTGGGTATCATAACCCCTACAGAGACCTTTAAAGTATCTATATTTTGGTGAGGCCCGAGGCAAATGCCTTTCTAGTAACACATAAGGCACGACTCTGCTTACCTTCAATATTAACATGTTTAGAAAAATTTGGAACACGTACGTAACTAAGAGTGAGAAATCTAACACGAATTTGTATAAGGCAAAATTAGGAATACTTCTGGTAAAGGAACAAGACGACGTGCAAGGAGGTTCTGTCGAcgcaagctggtttatatatgccGTCTTacttgaaatttgttttaataattgtttgTCTGATAATAAgggttgttttttttaatagaggAGATATATAGTTGTTGATAAACACGAACTTGTCGCGTTAACATGTGAACAACCATATTCATTTTCCTGGTCCCTAATTATGAACTTTTAATATCATGCATTTAATTTGATTCGTGTGAAGATCCTTTTCTCGTGCGTGTTTCTTGCGATCATTCATGCACACGAAGTTGCTGGAACAACGATATCAGAATTAGACTTATAGGCATCGGCTATGTGTGAGTATTGAGTCTGTTGACACACACGATTAAAAGCAAATTTACATACATGTGCCGACGTGCATGTTAGTATTacatataaaatcaaattatcaaACATATTAACATACACGTATTTCTCTTCCACACATGCTTCTTTACATAAATTATCCCGCTATAGGTTATTTGAGAAATTCCAAAGCcgaattataattaaattgttTATGTGGTTGGCCATTATTTGCAGTTACAGttggatttttaaatttaagtcTTTGCTGATTATACGTTACATACGTGTTGATGATAAAATGATTTGCTTATCTAGGTCTTTGTTGATAGTTTATATACATGTTGATGATATATTAATATGCTTATCTACTAGGTCTTTGTTGATAGTTTACATACATGTTGATGATATATTGATATGCTTATTTAGGTCATCACTGATACTTTTCATACATGTTGATTATACACTGATATGTTGTAACTAATTCGTTAATTATAGAAATGTATAATAAACAAAcaccgacaaaaaaaaaaaaaatcaaacatcgTGTGAAGACGAATGAATTCGATAAGTACGTTTAATTTAACCATCAATCAATATTTCCTCTGAACATTACCGAAAGTTATACCCGACAATAACCGGGTTATTAATTCGAATTTGATTAGCCGGTTTAGAATTCgtcttacttcttcttcttcttctatatataacCCAACTGTTCTTGAATCTTTCTTTCTTGTGCTTTACTCGTAACAATCGATTTCAAATCTCTTCTGAACTTTTCACATCCATTGACATGGGAAGCTGTGTATCGCTCAATCGGAGAGACTCCAATTCTCCCCCAACGGTGAAGATCGTCTCCGTCAACGGCGATCTACGGGAATACAATGTTCCGGTGCTAGCATCTCAGGTCCTTGAAGCTGAATCGGCGGCGTCGTCCTCCTCCTCTTATTTCATCTGCGATTCGGATTCTCTCCtctacgacgatttcatcccgGCGGTCAAATCGGCAGAACCGCTTCACGCCGAGCAGATCTACTTCGTCCTTCCGATCTCCAAACGGCGGAACCGTCTAACGGCACCGGACATGGCGGCTCTCGCCGTCAAAGCAAGCGTCGCGATACAAAACTCCGTCGGGAAAGATTTTCGCCGGCGTAAAAAGGGGAGGATCTCGCCGATCATGACGCTTACTACTCAGCCTAACGGTTCCGTTGCTGCTGTTAACGGAAAAGCAAGCGAGTCAACGGATAGTAAGGGAAGACCGTTGGTGAAGAGAACGGCGACGTATAAGGCTTCGAGTGGTTATAACCGGTCCGGTTCGGTACGTAATTTGAGAAGGCATACTTCGAGGCGAGCAAAGTTGGCGGTTCGATCATTTAGGCTGAAGCTTTCAACGATCCACGAAGGCTCCGTCGTTTAGATTGGCTATATAACTCTTTTAAGTCGTATTTATTTTTGCGAGGCTCAAACAAAtgagaaattaaaaaatgaaaaccagTACTAGAATAAGCATAATATTATTCGCAATTTTGTTTTCGTTTGTTATAAACTGATGATATATTAAATATCAGATGAAGAAAGACTATGTaagtatgtatatttatttccttttacgttctttgtttgtttgtttggttgtaTATATTGGTCACGTACCTCACGCTATAGAAAAGCATATATGTTACCAAATAATGTGTGTATATAAATGTGATTGGCGATGTTACTATAATAAGACAATCATAATTTATAACCATACTCAAGGTCAATACTAGCTAAGTTATAAACCTTTCAAGTGGTTCTTATATGGGTTCTTCCATAACTAAATGTACAAGTATAATCAATCTGAAACTAAACTCTACAAAgttttataacaatttaaatataactaaactgaaatatatatcaaatgGGGAGACATGGAATATAAGCTTAGCCCAGGAGAGGAGACTAAGATAGCGACCAAGGAAAttttatgtcaaaaaaaaacgACCAAGGAAATTTTAACTGCAATATTTCCAATGTACTTGCTCATCTAATTATATTTATCAGTTTTGTATGTTCAAAATTTAAACTCTGAATATATGTGCAATTCAAAGGATctcttgatatatttttttttatagaaaatcaGGTTAGCTTATAagaatttaatttatgttatatgtAGTAGAAGAATTCTAGATATAACTTATATAGTAGTTATTTTTATCAGAATTTGCACTTCATATTGCTATAATTGGTCTAATTCAGCAGTTAGAAAGGTATTTGAAGTTTGAATGATACGTTTCTTATAATTCTAGGTCTAAGAATCAATCAAAAGCGTTATAAATGCTGCATTCAtagtaattaatattaattgacTTTTAGGGTTTGATATTATATGTGGCATGTTAATAAGGTCGATTTTCCATTTAAAAAGTTGGTTAGAATTCCTGGATGTGGTAGGGGACGCGCTTATCACTCAAAACTTTTGTTGATTAGTGCCttgattaatacaaatttaatattGTCTTTATCATCATTGCATGAGATGTATATCAATTGCCAGTCAATTAGGCTTTTGGCTGGTAAAAATGTTGTATAACATAAGAATATTTGACTAATAAGTATGTAGAGTCCACCAATGCACATATAAACGCTTAATAATTCATGCCATCATTAGGGCATTATATAGTTAATAAACATTAACCTTATATTATTGTCCCCTAACCATGTGTAGCATATACTAC
The window above is part of the Brassica napus cultivar Da-Ae chromosome C8, Da-Ae, whole genome shotgun sequence genome. Proteins encoded here:
- the LOC111212075 gene encoding uncharacterized protein LOC111212075, whose protein sequence is MGSCVSLNRRDSNSPPTVKIVSVNGDLREYNVPVLASQVLEAESAASSSSSYFICDSDSLLYDDFIPAVKSAEPLHAEQIYFVLPISKRRNRLTAPDMAALAVKASVAIQNSVGKDFRRRKKGRISPIMTLTTQPNGSVAAVNGKASESTDSKGRPLVKRTATYKASSGYNRSGSVRNLRRHTSRRAKLAVRSFRLKLSTIHEGSVV